The Thermoplasmata archaeon nucleotide sequence ACGCTTGGCAACGAAACCTTTGCCCAGCTTTCATACTGGCTCACGGAAGCCGCAAAACTCAACAAAAGCTTTTTGAAAGAGCACATGAACAATGCAACCGTGCAGAACATGACAGATACAGAATTCGACCTTTGGCTTGCTTCCAAATTCCCGGAGGGAATCACACCCTATGTGCTCGACCCCGTGTTCACCTGCGACGACAGATTGTTCTTTGACATAATGCGAAATTCCACAAACGCAAACCTTACATTTGATGTGGAACAAATTTACTATACCTTCCATCACCAACCCTACATGCCAGACCTTGCAATCTCCCAGGCAGATGTTTCGATTACGCCAGCGTTTCCACCTGCTGGAAAGAATTCCACAATCAATGTGAGTGTGAGGAATGCAGGTAATTATTGGGCTTCAAAGGTGAGAGTTGAGGTTTACGCAGATGATGTGCTTGTAGGTAAAACCTTTGTGAACTTCTTGAATGCAAGTGAGAGCAAGACGGTGAGTTTCAGCACTTATTTCCAAGCAAGTCCGAACAAAATAAAGGTTGTTCTGGATGGAAAAAATAAGGTGCCTGAGAGTGTTGAAACCAACAATGTGGTGGAGATAAACCTTGCCTACCCTGACCTTGTGATAGAGAATGCCAGTGCATCGCCTTCTTCACCAATAGAAGGGGACAATGTAACTATTACTGCTCAACTCAAGAACTCGGGAAATGCTGCAGTGTCTGATGTTGTGGTGTATCTCATCGTTGATGGTATCAAGGTGAGCGAGGTCAAGGAGTCCTTAGCCATCGGGGAGACCAAGACAGTGACTTTCTACTGGATTGCTGTGTATGGCACTCATAACATCAGCGTTTACGCAGACCCAGGCAACACAGTGGGAGAATTGAACGAGGCAAACAATGGAGCTGAGTTTCAGATAACTGTGACGCAGCCAGTGAGTGAAACCTCGCTGCTGACTTTGGTTGTGCTTGGCATTGCAGTGTGTGTTCTGCGAAAGCCAAAGGATAAATAACCCCATTTCATTGGGGCGGTAATGAAGGCCTATCCTTTCCTCAAATATTCTTTTCTTTCCATGGGACGAAATTTGAGACGGACTTTCTTTTCAATTATTGGGATTCTCGTGGCAATCTCGCTGATTGCAGGTGAAGGAATTTCCATTGATTCTTCAGTCAGTTACATGATTGAGAAGCAACTTGCAGCTCTCCCTTACGAATTTTCTGGCTATGGAGAAAAAATGAATTTAAGTCAGATACAGGATGTGCAGGCACTTGTGAACAACCAGACGAATGTGCAGGAAAGCAGTTTTATGCTCTACTCAAAGGTGATTGCAGGAAACCAGACAATGCTGAACACTAGCATTAACCAGACCGAAATTCTATTTACTGGGGTTTATGGTGTTGATGCTATCTTCATAAAAAATCATGAAAAGCTTGGTGTTGAAGGAAGGATTTCTGTGGGGCAGGGGAATGCCACACTCACACGAATCCTTGCCCAGACACTTGGGCTTTCTCCCGGTGATGCCGTTTTCCTGTTTCAGAATACTACCGTGAAACAATTTAATGTGTCAAGCATTGTTGAGGATGGAAGCATTGCATATGGTGGCAGAACAGAAACACCGTCCCAAGGAATTTATGAAACAGGAGCGATTTACATAGACATTGCAGAGGCGTCTGCATTGTTTGCAGATTACCCTGCTGCAACTGTGGTTTACATCTGGGCAGAGAAATCAAAGGTTGTGAGTCCTGCTGACCCTGAGGCAACAGTGTTCAACCTCAAAAGAATGGAACGAAACCTCAACAATGTTCTGGCAGAGTATGGCATCACAGTGAGCTACAATCAGGAAATTGTTGTTGCAATCAACAGTGTCCAGTTCACACTTCTTGGCATCAGATTTTTGCTGGGTGGGCTTTCATTACCAGTCATTATTCTTGGTGTTTATCTTGGCACTCTGGGAAGCGAGTTGAATTATGCGGAGCGAAGGAGGGAAATTGGGATTTTGAAGGCAAGGGGTGCATCTGAATTAACAATTTTCACAATTCTGATGGGTGAGGCAATATTCTATGGTGTGGTAGCTGGCATTCTTGGATTGCTGCTGGGCATACTGATTTCAAGGGTGTTCCTTGCCACCTCGTTCAGCATTTTTGATGTGCAGCCGTCAGTTATGGGCTTCAGTGTCTCAGCGCTTACAATTGGAATTTGTGTGATTCTGGCCATTATTCTCAGTTTAATAGCAAGTTACAGGGCTGCAAAGAATGTGAGCAAGATTACGGTGCGAGAGGCACTGCATGCTTATACCACGGAGGAAGCAAAAATTCCCTACAAGCCAAAGAGGGATGTAATAATGGTGGCACTTGCGTTGATTACCTATGGGGCAATGATAACAATTTCTGAGGTTGCAAAACATCCAGAGTATTATGGATTCCAGGTGGCTATCAGTTTGCTCTGTCTTTCAGCAATTTTCATGGTGCTTGTGCCATTTTCACCGTTCTTCCTCATCATCGGGCTCTCCCGTCTTGTAACCAGAATTTCACCGAAAATCTACGATGTGTTTTCAAATACAGCCAAGCCATTCCTGAAAGGGTTGCATCCTCTTCTCCAAAAAAATCTGAAGCGAAATCCAAGAAGGGCATCTACAGTGTGCATGTTGATTTCGCTTGCGCTTGCCTTCGGGCTGTTTGTGGCTGTTACTTACGATTCCCAGGTTGCTTACGATGCGAAGCTTGTGAAGGCGGAGGTCGGAGCGGACATAAAGGTAACTGGATACACTTACAGAACAGTTGGAGGTGCCCATAATCTTCAGGGCTATCCAGCAATTCATGGCAATATCTCACAGTTGCCTGGTGTTAAGAGGTATGCAGAATGTCTGGTGTTTTCAGCGAATGCAGGAAGTGCGGGTGTGAGTGTGAGTACATTTAATGCGAGTGCCTATGCTTCTGTGGTGCCTGTGGAGAGCAGCATCTTTGTGGCAGGGAGTGTGGAGGCACTTAGTAAGCTGGATACTCAGAGTGCAATAATCACTGAGAGTTTTTCAAAGAGGGAAGGATATGCAATGGGGGATACGCTCAGGATAACTGCTGGGAATTTTTCAGCGGTTTTCAAAATAACAGGGATTGTC carries:
- a CDS encoding FtsX-like permease family protein, with product MKAYPFLKYSFLSMGRNLRRTFFSIIGILVAISLIAGEGISIDSSVSYMIEKQLAALPYEFSGYGEKMNLSQIQDVQALVNNQTNVQESSFMLYSKVIAGNQTMLNTSINQTEILFTGVYGVDAIFIKNHEKLGVEGRISVGQGNATLTRILAQTLGLSPGDAVFLFQNTTVKQFNVSSIVEDGSIAYGGRTETPSQGIYETGAIYIDIAEASALFADYPAATVVYIWAEKSKVVSPADPEATVFNLKRMERNLNNVLAEYGITVSYNQEIVVAINSVQFTLLGIRFLLGGLSLPVIILGVYLGTLGSELNYAERRREIGILKARGASELTIFTILMGEAIFYGVVAGILGLLLGILISRVFLATSFSIFDVQPSVMGFSVSALTIGICVILAIILSLIASYRAAKNVSKITVREALHAYTTEEAKIPYKPKRDVIMVALALITYGAMITISEVAKHPEYYGFQVAISLLCLSAIFMVLVPFSPFFLIIGLSRLVTRISPKIYDVFSNTAKPFLKGLHPLLQKNLKRNPRRASTVCMLISLALAFGLFVAVTYDSQVAYDAKLVKAEVGADIKVTGYTYRTVGGAHNLQGYPAIHGNISQLPGVKRYAECLVFSANAGSAGVSVSTFNASAYASVVPVESSIFVAGSVEALSKLDTQSAIITESFSKREGYAMGDTLRITAGNFSAVFKITGIVKYMPGFGSVPAADIYITKESVNLEFSQYLLFLDVEEGRDVECGEYIRENYGGEVAVMVYSEEVAKLKENPLVGSVYNFLTIEFVFAIIITAVGIGMIMFIAVLERKQEIANMVVRGGSFGQIAKLIWGEGLTVSIVGIILGFGTGALTAFVFNKLFDLVMTGGSVIVRDVVFGLTSLQIVVVALSVLVVTTFIVVLPMKRLKLNEILRWRGG